AGGCCGTAGACCGGCTGGCCGAGCAGTTGATCGCCGAGGGCGTCGTCCGCCTCGATCGCGCTGAGCAAATACTGAGAACCTGGAACGATGATGAGAATCGGGGCAGTCCGCCCGCCTAGGGCGCCTGTCTTTGAGCTTGGAGCTTCCCTCATGACTGAGCCTTCACCCGCACCGCTGCTTCGGCCGATCCTCAACGTCGGCATCACTGGCTACGGCGCCTATATCCCCCGCTACCGCCTCCCGGCGCGCGAGGTGGCTCGGATTTGGCACGGCGGCGCCACTGGTCTGCCGGTCAAGGAGAAGTCGGTGGCCGGGCTGGACGAAGACGTCGTCACGATGTCGATCGAAGCCGCTCGCAACGCCCTGGCCCGGGCGGACATCGACCCTTCCACCATCCGCGCCGTATGGGTCGGCTCGGAATCCCATCCGTATGCCGTCAAACCGACTGCCACGCTGGTGGCCGAGGCCATCGGCGCCACGCCCTACACCCAGGCCGCCGATTGGGAGTTTGCCTGCAAGGCCGGGACCGAGGCCTTTCAGGCGGCGATCGGGTTCGTCGGCTCGGGCATGGCGCTGCACGCCCTGGCGATTGGTATGGATATCGCCCAGGGGCGCCCGGGAGACGCCCTGGAATACACCGCCGCCTCCGGCGGCGCGGCTTACCTGCTCGGCCCGGCGGAGACTTCGATGTGTCAGATCGAAGCCTCCCTTTCCTATGCCACCGATACCCCCGACTTCTGGCGCCGGGCCCACGAGAAGTACCCCGAGCACGGGGAACGATTCACAGGCGAACCGGCGTACTTCAAGCACATTACCGAGGCCGCCGAAGCCCTGATGCGTGGGATGGACAGGCGGCCTTCGGACTACGC
The sequence above is drawn from the Anaerolineales bacterium genome and encodes:
- a CDS encoding hydroxymethylglutaryl-CoA synthase translates to MTEPSPAPLLRPILNVGITGYGAYIPRYRLPAREVARIWHGGATGLPVKEKSVAGLDEDVVTMSIEAARNALARADIDPSTIRAVWVGSESHPYAVKPTATLVAEAIGATPYTQAADWEFACKAGTEAFQAAIGFVGSGMALHALAIGMDIAQGRPGDALEYTAASGGAAYLLGPAETSMCQIEASLSYATDTPDFWRRAHEKYPEHGERFTGEPAYFKHITEAAEALMRGMDRRPSDYAYVVFHQPNTKFPQRVAKMLGFTPEQNAPGLLVARIGNTYAGSALVGLTAVLDIARPGDRILLVSYGSGAGSDAFSLVTTERLVERRGRAPSTQTYIERRTEIDYATYARYRGKLATT